The Styela clava chromosome 13, kaStyClav1.hap1.2, whole genome shotgun sequence genome has a window encoding:
- the LOC120332992 gene encoding uncharacterized protein LOC120332992: MVQWDVKITEVEEGKDVTESVVSVGEGKRTHLWQYVYTTMLIAYVATCVTLGALRNLGCSLDGFLVVWWTAEAVFLFVGTILEFVHIRRVDVSDVDVRSRCPVNCDLLLVIWGVIGIIGNYMVQHQVDVTVCAMFQWTGLLIWSIVSIVVVVVGRISIKVCY; the protein is encoded by the exons ATGGTTCAGTGGGATGTCAAAATTACAGAAGTAGAGGAAGGGAAGGACGTCACTGAATCTGTTGTATCGGTCGGGGAAGGAAAACGAACGCATT TATGGCAGTATGTTTATACCACGATGTTGATAGCCTACGTTGCTACTTGTGTCACACTAG GAGCCCTTCGTAATTTAGGCTGTTCCCTCGATGGTTTCTTGGTTGTCTGGTGGACCGCGGAGGCTGTCTTTCTTTTCGTTGGGACAATCCTTGAGTTCGTACACATTCGTCGCGTTGACGTTTCAGACGTCGACGTCAGGTCTCGCTGTCCCGTAAACTGTGATTTGTTACTTGTTATCTGGGGAGTCATCG gaaTCATAGGAAACTATATGGTTCAGCATCAAGTGGACGTCACAGTTTGCGCAATGTTTCAATGGACTGGGTTATTAATTTGGAGCATCGTCTCTATTGTTGTCGTTGTCGTGGGAAGAATTTCGATCAAAGTTTGTTACTAA